Proteins from one Naumovozyma castellii chromosome 3, complete genome genomic window:
- the CDC31 gene encoding centrin (ancestral locus Anc_8.705): MNSNHNNDELLEEQRQEIYEAFSLFDMNNDGKLDYHELKVAFRALGFDLPKERVLDILDQYDDDNKRLIKYEDFFRVAGQMILERDPLDEIRRAFKLFDDDNTGKISLKNLRRVAKELGENLTEEELEAMIEEFDLDGDHEINEDEFIAMCTDS; this comes from the coding sequence ATGAATAGCAATCACAACAATGATGAACTACTGGAAGAGCAGCGCCAAGAGATATACGAAGCCTTTTCGTTATTTGACATGAATAATGATGGGAAATTAGATTACCATGAATTGAAGGTAGCATTTAGGGCCCTTGGGTTTGACTTACCTAAGGAACGTGTGCTTGATATTCTCGATCAAtacgatgatgataataagaGACTAATTAAATACGAAGATTTCTTCCGAGTTGCTGGACAGATGATTCTCGAGAGGGATCCATTGGATGAAATTAGAAGAGCGTTCAAACtgtttgatgatgataacaCAGGGAAGATCTCATTGAAAAACCTTAGAAGAGTGGCTAAGGAATTGGGGGAAAACCTAACGGAGGAAGAGTTAGAAGCCATGATcgaagaatttgatttaGATGGGGATCACGAAATCAATGAAGACGAATTTATTGCTATGTGCACCGATAGTTGA
- the NIP100 gene encoding Nip100p (ancestral locus Anc_8.704): protein MQDDEATVTDIKLGSQVTVIAANGACGTVKYIGETKFAEGIWCGIEVDDKRFGRNNGSVNGVEYFEVSTDGCGLFTKIENVKLLDPSSLSSKNSDDVIRLKRIVKLLQQKCIQLKFECEQIKQKTQYSKSTDESVGLLQETVEHLTLREEDLTSQNMELEGLKTQLEGEKNKLLQEVSLLKENLSCREATDAEINQKIIAGTNVDKIDLLRENTRLQKAIDDLERSLTDTIHDYEVLMSEYSDLIETNAVLEDSIQVLNTDLENSAIDIRNLQREVDAIKDDKKIVERVTTENNELSLKLAKLESKLKDLKKNKSEHERLLQESNDREEELKKSLKDSEIITENYNFELQKLRSDIERLSENTSANSIDEALIRKDIEIATIEEELYKNELLKELYMIALPEKEGGEFFYTQKQFSYFYRKMDDKRIRNSLVEKIQIKFILLMLSEICKCMSFQSHSIDARYTPFNTEVFSIKSWTNYFLEGYIPLENIHIEEIFQFMCDVPILNNNVELSFHILGSICLYMSSILFILYSEGVASEERSNQLQVIENYVKDLSEISKDYLSVLEDDQTGKLKYYTFTNSSTTTFLKTFYDKVLTQLQPKDNSNLTKVINSLHDITDHISRDDIFDIHEVLSKVEDLDSEHDHISVNSQEMELELLQKQKLLANKEDYIKELLLKIEILQEKAGKNKELEDLIDSLRIQVRELEKEKTGLNDFIIALKDKLESVKKNLESQKINASRLIVDDGLNETILSYSQVDRNNLISEIKDLRSVIKHKTLVDSTNLKTFDWLYANSSKKLESNESQSTFNARLRELNKNVDKIIDSTELLLFEPENDFEKVGRYVAKLKHKQSLVINKLKDLSK, encoded by the coding sequence ATGCAAGATGATGAAGCAACGGTTACTGATATCAAGTTAGGGAGTCAAGTTACTGTCATAGCTGCTAATGGTGCTTGTGGAACCGTTAAGTACATTGGCGAGACCAAATTCGCAGAAGGGATATGGTGCGGCATTGAAGTGGATGATAAAcgatttggaagaaataaTGGATCTGTTAACGGTgtagaatattttgaagttaGCACAGATGGTTGTGGTCTGTTTacaaagattgaaaatgtcaaattattagatcCTTCATCATTGTCATCGAAAAACTCAGACGACGTCATTCGATTGAAACGTATCGTGAAACTGTTGCAACAGAAGTGCAtccaattgaaatttgaatgtgAACAAATAAAGCAAAAGACCCAATACTCCAAGTCTACTGATGAATCTGTAGGGCTTTTGCAAGAGACTGTGGAACATCTAACATTAAGGGAAGAGGACTTGACTTCTCAGAACATGGAATTAGAAGGCTTAAAGACTCAGTTAGAGGGtgaaaaaaacaaattacTTCAAGAAGTGTCTTTATTAAAGGAGAACTTATCTTGTAGGGAGGCCACAGACGCTGAGataaatcaaaaaataatagcCGGTACAAATGTTGATAAGATTGATCTTCTACGAGAAAATACTAGATTACAGAAGGCAATTGATGATCTTGAGAGATCATTAACTGACACAATACATGATTATGAAGTACTAATGTCTGAATATTCAGATTTGATAGAGACCAATGCCGTATTAGAAGATTCGATACAAGTCTTAAATACCGATCTAGAAAATTCTGCTATAGATATCAGAAATCTGCAAAGAGAGGTTGACGCTATTAAGGATGACAAAAAGATAGTTGAACGTGTTACTactgaaaataatgaattatcaCTAAAATTGGCAAAGCTAGAAtcgaaattgaaagatttgaagaagaataaatcGGAACACGAAAGATTACTTCAGGAATCAAATGATCGagaggaagaattaaagaaaagttTGAAGGACTCTGAGATCATAACTGAAAATTATAATTTCGAACTCCAAAAGTTGCGATcagatattgaaagattatcAGAAAATACGTCTGCTAATTCGATTGATGAAGCATTAATACGGAAAGACATAGAAATCGCCACTATAGAAGAGGAATTATATAAGAACGAACTTTTAAAAGAACTTTACATGATTGCTTTACCAGAAAAAGAAGGAGGAGAATTTTTCTACACTCAAAAACAGTTTAGTTATTTTTACCGAAAGATGGATGATAAAAGAATAAGGAACTCCCTAGTGGAGAAGATCCagattaaatttattctGTTAATGTTAAGCGAAATTTGTAAGTGCATGTCTTTTCAAAGCCATTCGATAGACGCTCGATACACTCCCTTTAACACAGAGGTTTTCAGTATCAAGAGTTGGACTAATTATTTCTTAGAGGGTTATATTCCGTTGGAAAATATCCATATTGAAGAGATTTTTCAGTTTATGTGCGACGTTCCCATTTTGAATAACAATGTAGAGCTATCATTCCATATACTTGGCAGTATATGTCTTTACATGTCTTCCATTTTGTTTATACTTTATTCCGAAGGCGTGGCCTCAGAGGAGAGGAGCAATCAATTGCaggttattgaaaattatgTTAAGGATCTTtcagaaatttcaaaagattatttgagTGTCTTGGAGGATGATCAAACTGGTAAACTGAAATATTACACTTTTACGAATTCCTCCACAACGACCTTTTTGAAGACCTTTTATGATAAAGTCTTAACTCAACTACAGCCAAAGGATAATTCTAATCTAACCAAAGTTATTAATTCGTTACATGATATTACCGACCACATTAGCAGGGACGACATTTTCGATATCCATGAAGTTCTTTCTAAAGTGGAAGATTTAGACAGTGAGCATGACCATATATCTGTCAACTCACAGGAGATGGAGTTGGAATTATTACAGAAGCAAAAGTTGCTTGCTAATAAGGAGGATTATATAAAGGAacttttattgaaaattgaGATATTGCAAGAAAAAGCTGGTAAAAACAAAGAGCTGGAAGATCTGATTGACTCCCTACGAATCCAAGTAAGGGAGTTGGAAAAAGAGAAAACGGGACTGAATGACTTCATAATTGCATTAAAGGACAAGTTGGAGTCAGTTAAGAAGAATTTAGAATCTCAGAAAATCAACGCATCTCGCCTGATTGTTGATGATGGCCTAAATGAAACGATTTTGAGCTATTCTCAAGTTGATAGAAACAACCTGATTTCTGAAATTAAAGACCTCCGAAGCGTGATAAAACATAAAACTCTTGTTGACTCAACTAATCTTAAGACTTTTGATTGGCTATACGCAAATTCATCCAAGAAACTCGAATCCAATGAATCACAGTCCACTTTTAATGCAAGACTAAGGGAACTAAACAAAAATGTTGACAAAATTATCGACAGTACTGAGTTGCTTCTTTTTGAGCCAGAAAATGATTTCGAGAAAGTTGGTCGGTATGTAGCAAAACTGAAACATAAGCAATCTTTAGTCATAAATAAGCTGAAAGATTTATCTAAATAG
- the SPT14 gene encoding phosphatidylinositol N-acetylglucosaminyltransferase SPT14 (ancestral locus Anc_8.703), with protein MVCDFFYPQLGGVEFHIYHLAQNLIRLGHSVVVITHAYKDRVGVRYLTNGLKVYHVPFLIMYRETAFPTVFSAFPAIRNILIREEIQIIHSHGGVSTFAHEAVLHGNTMGIRTVFTDHSLYGFHSTGAVLANKVAEFTLTNIDRVICVSSTCKENIVVRADISPSRISVIPNAVVSEDFTPRSVEKTINGKKKFTIVIIGRLFPNKGSSLLTLIIPSICATHEDVNFIVAGDGPNFVDFQQMIETHRLQERVELLGAVPHEKVRDVLCRGDIYLHASLTEAFGTVLIEAASCGLLIVTTTVGGIPEVLPEDMTVYAHETSVSSLIDATNEGIRIMRTGSIDAMTFHKRVGKMYDWLAVAQRTVAVYDDVYYNYNPYDKKWSTMVARFYRRNGSWARLLYVLCAIVDYYLYFILEFLYPRKNIDIAPKWPKRSEVNWEST; from the coding sequence ATGGTCTGTGACTTCTTCTATCCCCAATTAGGTGGTGTCGAGTTCCATATCTACCACTTAGCACAAAATTTAATACGACTAGGCCATTCTGTTGTAGTGATAACACATGCATATAAGGATAGAGTCGGTGTAAGGTACTTGACCAACGGTTTGAAAGTATACCACGTACCATTTCTGATAATGTACAGAGAGACGGCATTCCCCACGGTGTTCTCAGCATTTCCAGCTATCAGAAATATTCTAATTAGGGAAGAGatccaaattattcattCTCACGGTGGTGTATCTACTTTTGCCCATGAAGCTGTTCTACATGGCAATACAATGGGTATAAGAACCGTATTTACTGATCATTCCCTTTATGGTTTCCATTCAACAGGTGCCGTCTTGGCTAATAAAGTTGCTGAATTTACTCTAACAAATATCGATAGAGTCATCTGTGTGTCTAGTACAtgtaaagaaaatattgtagTAAGAGCAGATATATCACCTAGTAGGATATCTGTGATACCGAATGCTGTGGTAAGTGAGGATTTTACACCACGTAGTGTGGAAAAAACAATCAAtgggaagaagaaatttacTATTGTTATCATCGGAAGATTATTTCCAAACAAGGGTTCTAGTTTGTTGACGTTAATTATCCCCAGCATTTGTGCTACTCATGAAGACGTCAATTTCATAGTGGCAGGTGATGGACCAAACTTTGTTGACTTTCAGCAGATGATTGAAACACATAGATTACAAGAAAGGGTTGAACTACTCGGAGCTGTTCCACATGAAAAAGTCAGAGATGTTCTTTGTCGAGGTGATATATATCTACATGCAAGTTTGACAGAGGCATTTGGTACTGTTTTAATTGAAGCAGCATCTTGTGGTTTACTCATCGTGACAACAACAGTAGGTGGGATCCCTGAGGTCCTACCAGAAGATATGACTGTATATGCGCACGAAACTTCTGTGTCAAGTCTAATAGATGCTACTAATGAAGGTATCAGAATAATGAGAACGGGATCCATTGATGCAATGACATTCCACAAACGAGTCGGGAAAATGTATGATTGGCTAGCGGTAGCGCAAAGAACAGTGGCGGTATATGACGATGTCTATTATAACTATAATCCATATGACAAGAAATGGTCTACTATGGTTGCAAGATTTTATCGAAGAAATGGTAGCTGGGCCAGGCTGCTGTATGTTTTATGTGCAATTGTGGATTACTATCTTTATTTCATTCTGGAGTTCCTATATCCAAGAAAAAACATAGATATAGCACCGAAATGGCCAAAAAGAAGTGAGGTAAATTGGGAAAGTACATaa
- the TRE1 gene encoding Tre1p (ancestral locus Anc_8.702): MRYERVPNNDVEAQTSSSSMMNNEEIPMEPPSYDNVAGASTGMLPIEIDESGVEVPQESYSEKMNRFRASFSNNIIVPVREKIVDPMAQFLSMLSEKLNFYLNKIGNPLILRRFFYIFLMSGITWFVMSSGLFPNERASGSRGTFSDHNLLMEYARQSMDLSKMERDLEYLSSMPHMSGTKGDYAMMKYVLDSYNNNGLKLIRDMDYMVRTNYPGNVTLVAYNGDDKLDFKLDERNFNPLSANGKLQKIGLIYGNKGSLDDLQKLKNEGLLEQDFILLLHYSDFVSEQIMAAEKFKAKGVIFISEPMGDDGDVVQTKSVAIPQYGTGDALTPGWYGSATANEIDPNDSKSLSHIPSLPISHNQGKKLLSFLGDEGVKFENGIFSGKLDKVQIDLEVEHAIRDHHAVDDIIGKLEGREQNDKAIIIGASRNSVSYGSTYPNYGTVLLLSLLQLFQEMKYKYDWKPLRNIYFMSFGGDEFNFAGATELIEERLTSMKDEIYTYVDVSQLGIWDDENKLNIQTHLLLNEFFNNKDFQMGYDVNVEHIQQYGNWIPYLANGIPVSIISSPSISKKQPPIDTSEDKFEALQKKLADPNIGENAEKLLMYLFQTTLKLVDDPLIPFKMDGYLREFENKLRDMATKYTDKLNFNAFGTGLGLWKRISLEWVSWIKAWENIVMSNEGGLEPSLIAVHRWTWNKKLSNVGRRQCSPSGIPNRVFYKNVLFSPTLWTQDEPNGAWILPGVKDAIRDEDWQRAQDQIDLAAKVFANSADLFIEENTDVGY; this comes from the coding sequence ATGAGATACGAGCGTGTTCCAAACAACGATGTGGAGGCTCAGACAAGTTCGAGCTCCATGATGAATAATGAGGAGATACCCATGGAACCCCCATCGTATGATAATGTGGCAGGTGCCTCAACGGGGATGCTACCGATAGAGATCGATGAATCTGGTGTAGAAGTACCCCAGGAATCATATAGTGAGAAGATGAATAGATTTAGAGCGAGTTttagtaataatattattgttcCCGTGCGAGAGAAGATTGTGGATCCCATGGCTCAGTTTCTATCAATGTTAtcagaaaaattgaatttctATTTAAATAAGATTGGGAACCCACTGATCTTGAGAAGGTTtttctatatttttttaatgtCTGGTATTACTTGGTTTGTTATGTCCAGTGGGTTGTTTCCAAATGAACGCGCCAGTGGATCTAGAGGAACCTTTTCCGATCATAACTTATTAATGGAATATGCAAGACAATCTATGGATCTTTCCAAGATGGAAAGagatttggaatatttgaGTAGCATGCCGCATATGTCTGGTACTAAAGGGGACTACGCTATGATGAAATACGTCTTGGATTCatacaataataatgggtTAAAGTTGATTAGAGATATGGATTATATGGTACGTACCAATTACCCCGGTAATGTTACTCTGGTAGCATATAATGGGGATGATAAACtggatttcaaattggatgaaCGGAATTTTAACCCACTAAGTGCAAATGggaaattacaaaaaattGGGTTAATCTACGGCAATAAAGGTAGCTTGGATGACTTACAAAAGTTAAAAAATGAGGGTCTCCTCGAGCAGGAtttcatattattattacattaTAGCGATTTCGTTAGTGAGCAGATAATGGCAGCAGAGAAGTTTAAAGCCAAGGGTGTGATCTTCATTTCGGAACCTATGGGCGATGATGGTGATGTGGTACAAACTAAGTCAGTGGCCATTCCACAATATGGAACCGGTGATGCTTTAACTCCTGGTTGGTATGGATCTGCAACTGCTAATGAAATTGACCCTaatgattccaaatcattatctCACATCCCATCTTTACCGATTTCTCATAATCAAGGTAAGAAACTCTTGTCATTTTTGGGAGATGAAGGTGTGAAGTTTGAGAATGGTATCTTCAGTGGTAAGCTAGATAAAGTTCAAATTGATTTAGAAGTAGAGCATGCAATTAGAGATCATCACGCGGTGGATGATATAATTGGTAAGTTAGAAGGGAGAGAACAAAATGACAAGGCAATTATCATCGGTGCTTCCCGAAATTCTGTCAGTTATGGATCCACGTATCCTAACTATGGTACCGTCTTATTGCTATCACTTTTACAATTATTCCAGGAAATGAAATACAAATATGATTGGAAACcattaagaaatatatatttcatgTCCTTTGGTGGTGACGAATTTAACTTTGCTGGTGCAACAGAACTTATAGAAGAAAGATTAACCTCCATGAAGGATGAAATTTATACCTATGTTGACGTTAGTCAACTTGGTATATGGGATGATGAAAACAAGctaaatattcaaacaCATCTACTTTTGAAcgaattcttcaataataaagatttcCAGATGGGGTATGATGTCAATGTCGAACATATTCAGCAATATGGGAACTGGATTCCATACCTGGCCAATGGTATACCCGTGTCTATCATTTCATCACCAAGTATTTCGAAAAAACAACCACCTATCGATACCTCTGAAGACAAATTTGAAGCattacaaaagaaattagCTGACCCTAACATCGGAGAGAATGCAGAGAAGCTATTAATGTATTTATTCCAAACCACATTAAAGTTGGTTGATGATCCATTGATACCATTTAAGATGGACGGATATTTAagagaatttgaaaataagCTCCGAGACATGGCTACGAAGTATActgataaattaaatttcaatGCTTTTGGTACAGGATTAGGACTGTGGAAAAGGATCAGTCTTGAATGGGTTTCATGGATTAAGGCATGGGAGAACATTGTTATGAGTAACGAAGGTGGACTTGAACCTTCCTTGATTGCAGTTCATAGATGGACTTggaataaaaaattatctAATGTCGGAAGGCGGCAATGTTCCCCATCTGGTATTCCAAATAGGGTTTTCTACAAGAACGTCCTATTTTCGCCTACTCTTTGGACTCAAGATGAACCTAATGGAGCATGGATACTTCCAGGTGTTAAAGATGCCATTAGGGATGAAGATTGGCAGAGAGCTCAAGATCAGATAGATCTTGCTGCAAAAGTATTTGCTAACTCAGCAGATCTTTTCATAGAAGAGAATACGGATGTtggatattga
- the DAP1 gene encoding Dap1p (ancestral locus Anc_8.701) gives MSFFSNMFLGGVRTENDPTGMSGSNGNNNDNQNNSNNNDDEPVVAGKFYPRTLYKFNGHDDEKIFISILGRVYDCTQGRQFYGPSGPYANFAGRDASRGLATNSFEQDCLRDWDQPMDQLQDLNPDQVEQLNDWVSFFQNKYPCIGELVPEPGVNI, from the coding sequence ATGTCTTTCTTTTCGAATATGTTTCTAGGAGGAGTTAGAACAGAGAATGATCCCACGGGGATGAGCGGTTCCAACGGcaacaataatgataaccagaacaattcaaataataatgatgacgaGCCCGTTGTGGCAGGAAAATTCTACCCTCGAACActttataaatttaatggacatgatgatgagaagatttttatttctatCCTTGGGAGAGTCTATGATTGTACTCAAGGGAGACAATTTTACGGCCCAAGTGGCCCCTATGCAAATTTTGCTGGACGTGATGCCTCGAGGGGACTAGCTACAAACTCATTCGAACAGGACTGTCTCAGAGATTGGGACCAACCGATGGATCAACTTCAGGATTTGAATCCTGATCAAGTggaacaattgaatgattgGGTTTCGTTTTTCCAAAACAAATATCCATGTATAGGAGAGTTGGTACCGGAACCAGGTGTCAATATATAA
- the OSW1 gene encoding Osw1p (ancestral locus Anc_8.700), protein MRAQPPPRKSNWSLIVNTVIKIRRFYSCHRLRKRWNIHQIHRVQYKRFIARSPTLEFRSEDMFNIPTNMIPKDTKKKPLMIASFPEGCSNSPQLNVLQRNEKSRLFLSRRRYKLKNIDNKNFKPVPRIGSDSMNPLYPCAETVRSIKQLTNRHADVRVVFHNSNVIKSTRLRKEQEDGVTPQLIQFDNERTIRLDDYPALSRRNGKRDGNNSELAKVSQNDKPGPPIYKNTRHFIKITYFKNSDIISHSSFLDSTLRTW, encoded by the coding sequence ATGAGGGCTCAACCACCCCCTAGAAAATCTAACTGGTCTTTAATAGTTAATACTGTAATTAAAATAAGAAGATTTTATTCGTGTCACAGGCTTCGCAAAAGATGGaatattcatcaaattcataGAGTCCAATACAAGAGGTTTATAGCAAGATCACCAACCCTAGAATTCAGGTCCGAAGATATGTTCAATATACCAACAAATATGATTCCTAAAGACACTAAGAAAAAACCTTTAATGATTGCTTCCTTTCCTGAAGGATGTTCTAATTCTCCACAACTTAATGTGTTACAAAggaatgaaaaatcaagGTTATTCTTGAGCAGAAGAAGGTATAAgttaaaaaatatagataataaaaattttaaaCCAGTTCCTAGAATTGGTTCTGACAGCATGAACCCCCTCTATCCATGTGCAGAGACGGTCAGATCGATTAAACAACTAACCAATCGCCATGCCGACGTCAGAGTGGTATTCCATAATAGTAATGTTATTAAAAGCACAAGATTGCGTAAGGAGCAAGAAGATGGAGTTACACCACAActaattcaatttgataatgaaagaacGATACGTTTGGATGATTATCCAGCACTATCACGACGAAATGGTAAACGGGATGGCAATAACTCTGAACTGGCAAAGGTTTCTCAAAACGATAAACCGGGACCACCCATTTACAAAAATACGAGACACTTTATCAAGATAACATACTTTAAGAATTCAGATATTATATCacattcttcttttttggATTCAACTTTACGAACTTGGTGA
- the MEX67 gene encoding Mex67p (ancestral locus Anc_8.699): MNNFHNVNNVNALAQQQAQQNRVKVSVRNWQNASMQDLLSFVSRTTRIPITNAQVEGPLLVGYVNNKDEAEKLMKWNGVRFSGQNLKFEVMDGSSGSSTSETITFLRNTLIRRYDPQTKMLNLGNLYADPELNSHGLFSSASVQSKMFPALMKIASRETQLVVDSLNLADNQIKDVKSISTLAQTFPHLKNLCLANNQIFRFQSLEIWKNKFKELRELLMMNNPITNDKMYKSEMLRLFPKLVVLDNVMVRDEQKLNAIFTLPMKIQPFFFENDTLGSSSTDFVTNFLNLWDSNREQLLSLYTPQSQFSISVDTSVPPSTVTEVDSNPSFGYYLSLSRNLCKVSVEKTIQQRLSIGPEAMNKLFKSIPMTKHHLNDKPNDYSMQVASYPQINGFIITLHGFFEETAKPEIDINGKPKSSGQNRSRRFNHGHSSVPNRLSKKSFDRTWVIVPMNNSVVVASDMLTIRPYCSNAWSLPQPPVAPAVAPTGAPLANPPAGPASMTPSQVPQPGQIPLAPTLQLPPDVQARLNPVQLELLNRLHLQTKLNAEYTFMLAEQSGWNYDVALKAFQSSVTNLPREAFIQ, translated from the coding sequence ATGAACAATTTCCATAATGTTAACAACGTAAACGCTCTGGCACAGCAACAGGCTCAGCAGAACAGAGTGAAAGTGTCCGTAAGAAATTGGCAAAATGCATCCATGCAAGACTTACTCAGCTTTGTTAGTAGGACAACTAGAATTCCAATTACAAATGCTCAAGTGGAAGGTCCCCTATTAGTAGGATATGTTAACAATAAGGACGAGGCAGAGAAGTTGATGAAGTGGAACGGTGTTAGATTTTCTGgacaaaatttgaaatttgaagtGATGGATGGAAGTTCTGGCTCATCAACCTCCGAAACAATCACGTTCCTAAGAAATACTTTAATTAGAAGATACGATCCTCAGACGAAAATGTTAAACTTGGGTAATTTATATGCAGATCCCGAATTAAATAGTCATGGTCTTTTCTCCAGTGCCAGTGTGCAGTCCAAAATGTTCCCAGCCCTAATGAAGATTGCCTCTAGGGAAACTCAATTGGTAGTGGACAGTTTGAATTTAGCTGATAATCAAATTAAAGACGTGAAATCAATCTCAACTTTGGCTCAAACTTTTccacatttgaaaaacttgTGTTTGGCcaataatcaaatatttagattTCAATCTTtagaaatttggaaaaataaatttaaagaattgagAGAGTTactgatgatgaataatCCAATTACAAATGACAAGATGTATAAGTCAGAGATGCTAAGATTATTTCCTAAATTAGTTGTCCTCGATAACGTAATGGTTAGAGATGAACAGAAATTAAATGCCATTTTTACATTACCCATGAAGATCCAACCATTTTTTTTCGAAAATGATACATTAGGTTCATCATCCACTGATTTTGTTACAAATTTCCTTAATCTGTGGGATTCAAATAGAGAACAGCTATTAAGTCTTTACACTCCACAATCACAGTTCTCCATTTCAGTAGACACTTCCGTTCCACCATCTACTGTCACCGAGGTTGATTCTAATCCATCATTTGGTTATTATTTATCTCTATCTCGTAATCTTTGTAAAGTTTCAGTGGAGAAGACAATACAACAAAGGCTATCCATTGGTCCAGAAGCcatgaataaattattcaagtCCATACCAATGACCAAACATCATTTAAATGATAAACCAAATGATTATTCTATGCAAGTCGCCTCTTACCCTCAAATCAATGGGTTTATAATAACGTTGCATGgattctttgaagaaactgcCAAACCTGAAATAGACATAAATGGCAAACCAAAGAGTTCAGGACAAAATAGAAGTAGAAGATTTAATCATGGTCATTCTTCTGTCCCAAATAGATTATCTAAGAAATCCTTTGATAGAACCTGGGTCATTGTGCCTATGAATAATTCAGTAGTTGTTGCCTCTGATATGTTAACGATAAGGCCCTACTGTTCCAATGCATGGAGTTTACCACAACCGCCAGTTGCTCCGGCAGTTGCTCCAACGGGAGCTCCATTGGCTAATCCACCAGCGGGACCTGCCTCCATGACACCATCACAGGTTCCTCAACCAGGACAAATTCCACTCGCCCCCACCTTACAATTACCACCTGATGTCCAGGCACGTCTGAATCCAGTACAGTTAGAATTGTTGAATAGATTGCATTTACAAACGAAGTTGAATGCAGAATATACATTCATGTTAGCAGAACAAAGTGGTTGGAATTATGATGTTGCTTTGAAGGCATTTCAATCTAGTGTAACTAACCTACCTAGGGAAGcatttattcaataa